The region TTTGTGGCTGGAGCGAAAACGCGACGAGCTCCGAATTCTGAACAACGAGAGAGAACGGATGGAGGAAGCGAGGCGTCGTCGAGACGAAAAAAGCGGAGAAGAAATTAAGCGGAAGTTTACCGTTTCTGTTTTCGAGGGTAAAAACCGGGTCCGACGAAACGATTTTGACGGGAAAAATCTCTACGAAAATAAGGTGAAAATCGTCGGAAGCGTAGGTGAGGGTGGAATTGGTAAAATCGATCGAGGCGAGTCGGTAAAGAAAGAAGCGTCGAGTAAAAGATCTAGGTCTGATCGGTTCGGCGACGATATAACGGAGATGGCAAATGGGATCGCTCAGAAGTTAGTGAAATTCGCGATCGAGTTGCGTTCGAAGTTCGGCGAGAGATCGAAAAAGCGGGCGAGAGACGTCAGCGCAGCGGAAAACGATCGAGACGTAAATTTGCTCGTTGACGATTTTGGGAGCGATATTTTGGGCCTGACCGACGAACACGACAAGCAATCGCTGCGCAAGCTAATCAACGACATTGTAAACGTAGAGAAGAACGTTAATACAACTCTGGAGATAATTGAGGCCAGATTGAAGGACATGGAAACTCCGACGACAACGAGGTCAACGATAATTACGGCGAAGGCGCTTCCGACGACGGTGAAGAACTTGACGACGACGAAAATCTACAAgacgaaacggaaaaaaatccCTGAAAGCAAAACTGCCCATAAAATCAAAGCAATCCTTGACGGTCTCGTCAATATAAAGAATGGAACTAACGGTGATGAGAGAGAAGGTCTAATCGAGGCCAGGAAGAAGATGGAAAGCATTCTCGAAGATATTCTCAACAGCGAGGAGAAAGACGAACGGAAAGGGAAAGGCCAGGATAAAAATCACGACGCGGTTCACGTGCGGAAGcttaatgaaacaaaaattgagaatGGAAAACGGGGCGGTGAAAaaaagcacaaaaaaaaattggcaacaaaagaaaaaccgtTGGCAAAAGATGAAGGTGGAAAGCACGGAAAATCGAGGCAGGATTCgattaataaagaaaattctcCTTCATCTTCTACTTCTAGTACTCCTGTTCCGAAAGAAAAACTGTTGGCGAAGGATGAAAGTAGAAAGCACGAAAAATTGAGGCATGATTCGATTAACAAACAAAATTCTCCTTCTTCATCTTCTACTTCTATTACTCCTGCTCCAAAAGAAAAACTGTTGGCAAAGGATGCAGGTAGAAAGCACGAAAAATTGAGTCAGGATTtgattgagagaaaaaattctccgTCTTCATTTTCTACTTCTATTACACCTGCTCCGAAAGAAAGACTGTTGGTGAAGCATAAAGGTGAAAAGCACAAAAAATTGAAGCAGGATTCGATTTATAAGGAACCTTCTCTTTCTCCGACTTCTACTTCTACTACTTCTGCTCCGAAAAAGACGGTAAAAATCGCGAAGTCgaaaggaattgaaaaaagtgagaagaataaaaaaaaggaaccgaagaagcagaagaaaaaaacgaaaaaagggGAGAATGGTAAACCGAAAAGCGTGAAACCAAAAAACGACGAAGCTGAGGAAAAGAAGGTCGATCAGGAGATAAAGAGTATATTTTTAGAGGATGCAAAATTGCGCGAAAAGTACGTCGGTATAATTGACGATAAAAATGCGAATGAACCGAGTGCCGAATCGTCGAACGACGACAATGATTtcggggatgaaaaaaaggcGGGGATTTCGGTAAAAGACGATGATCAAAATTCCGTAGCGATAAGTAACGACGAATTGTATACGGGTATAGAGGGTTTTTCAAAAGCGCCGGGCTTCATCGGCAGAAAAGTACAATCGTCAAAAATCACTGGGTACGAGCCGCGGAAGAAACTGAGGAATCGATCGGCTGAGAAGAAACCCGGAAAGTCGAAACCGACGAAAAAGCACAAGGATAACGCGAAAAGGAAATCCAAGCCCAATCCACAGCAAAGTTTTTTAGACAAGACAAAAAACCTGCCGGGCAAAAATGGGgtaaaaaagaatcgaaaaaagAATGCGAACAGAAAAGCAGCGAAAGCGAAGGAAACTGAATCGAGAAAACGCGAGgagattaataataataagagcGTGAAAAAAtcggcgaaaaaaaaaccgagcgGCGGATCGAGCGAGGGTAAAAATGCGGCATCAAAGTCGGCGAAGCTCGAGGATAAATCTTTGACGATGTCAAAAAAGCGGTCAAAAACCGTCGCGAAAGTAGGAAGAGTCGCGTCGTTGACATCATCGGAAAATTTGGAAAGCGGAAAAATCCGAGGTGACCTGAATTTTTgcgatattgaaaaatcgggGTTTGAGATCGAGCGCAACGACTGTTCTCACCGCTTGTGCGACATCGGAAGAGCCGTTCGAGATCTGGGAAAAATGACGGGAAGGAAATCGCGGGCCGATTTTGCGTCGCGAATAAAGCTCTACAACTGCACGAGGTGTCGCGACATCGGAAACGAGATCGTCCTGACCGAGGAGGCCGAGGACCTCGGCCATCAACCTGATCCTAGGACTCGGAGGGACTTGAGAGAGTCAAAAAAAGACGCGAAGTACATCAGACCTGAGGAAGTCGAACGAGTTCTTGATGGAAATATCACGACGAAAAGAAAGAGTgcgtgtttgaaattttgaaaacaaaaaaaaaaaaaacaaatgttgaCCTCTGTTCCCGTCTAGACTGCACATCCGAATTACTGTCACTTCCTGTCAATTATTTAATGGGGATAATATTTTACCGATTATTTCGCAGAACGTGAGACTGTTTCGTTGCCTGGACTTACTTTGAATGTCCCGTGCAGCGGTGTGGACGATATTTTCGTAATGGGGTTGAACAGGCTCAATTACACCTGGGTGCATCCTGACGGCAGTCTCGCCTCAGGTATGCACTCGATTCAAATTCACCAAGGATTATTAGATTTCGCGATACCGCGTATTTCTGCATTTTCTTTACATATTCAAGTTAATAATTGTGGCCAAGCTTTTGAACGTTGACTCCGTTTGTGAGATTtccataaatattttaaaactgtGCAAAAATCTTGCAAAACCGATTgtaagatattttttgtttttgttttttgcacaTTGTACgtcgcaaaaattttataacaaaacaaaaacactaAATCGATCAGGAATTtgactaaaaatttgaatacactTTGGGAAAAATAAACTTCCAAGCACAGCTACgaacttgaaaaaatcaaaagttaTTATATCTATTCATAATAAACTATCGCAAAAATTCTaaacgaatttcgagcataGCGGAGAAAATTTCTGAGTACAAATTATGTACTTAAATCAATTTTGCATTAACGTTCTgtaaaattgcaatttttaattttatttttaagaattatttcaatttttttctaaaagcGTTtctcgaaacaaaaattaattctcgCATAAATATAAAAGTTCTTGAAGCAAATTATTTTAACAAATTACACGAAAAAGAGTgcttttactttcattttttctctccatgaatttttgaaacttaaTCATTGATTCTCATCGAATAACTAGCGTCgataatttgtgaaaaaaactaTCTAAGATCagctcgaaatttgaaccggTATTGTTCACGCGGTAACTTTTCGATTGTTATTCAATATATTTCCCAATTAAAATCCCAATTCCTATGTACGCACAACCTTTTAAATAATCAGGAGCAATGGTACAGAGGAACGGCAACCTGAAGTTGTACGACGTGGATGTGAAAGACGCCGGAAAGTATTTGTGCATCGTGAGTTACATGAACCCAGAAACAGACGAGCAAATCAGAAACGTTTACAGTCACAGTATCGAAGGTAAAGAAAACTGAGTTGAACCAAAAGAGCGAAGTCTTCACACgttgtcaaaatttaaaaacattgtAACAATGCTGTCTAACAATTTCAGTCGTCACATTGCCAAGCTATTCGCTGCAGGGGGTAAACCGATACAAATTCGACACCTGCGATGAGACCGGACTGGACGCCTTGTCTACGTACTTGCCGAGGAAACTGAACAAGCTACTTTGCAGTAACGGCGAATGTGACGCTTACGTCGTCGAGCCACGATGCTCCCAGGGACAGGTAAATTAAACAAAAGAACAAAACCGCCAAGGGAACAACATCTTTCACCCCTTCTCTGACTTCAGATATCGATCAACACCCTCCTGATACCGTCTAGCAGCTCAGAGATTTTCCCACCGACTGGCACAGCTGCCTACGATATTCCTTGCCGCAGAGCGATCCAGAATAAAATAGCTCTGCTGCTGAGTCGAAACCTGAGGAGCGTTTTGCAGAAGACAAgttagtttaaaaaattcaaaccatcAAATTTTCTGCGGTTCTAAGACGAGGAAGCTAATCGGTCACGACATATCGAGACAAACATCCTGCGATAAAATAATCTATAAAATGAGTAGCAGTATAGTCATTTTTATCGACACTTTTTATAGAGATCTTAAACTACAGTTGTTTTCAGATTACCACATCGCCACGACAAGCTCACACCGATCACGAGCCGAAAACGCGCCTCGAAGACAAAGAGGAGGAAATCGTCGCGTTCcgggagaaagagaaaaagagagacgaACAAGAGACCCAATGCCCAAGTTGCTCTACTCATCGGCTGCCCTGGCGGATATggtttcaaaaatacaaattgttGTAAGTTAGCAAGGGATGAAtataattggaaaaattaaatgaaaccTGACCAAAAAAATATCCACATCGATATCCTAACTCGTCAATGTGTCACGGATAATTCCAAACTTCCAGATCCTTGCACTCCTGGTCATTACAGCGAGGACGGAACGTTCAGATGCAAAAAATGTCCCGTGGGCACTTACCAGTCCGATCCTGGGGCCCGTTTTTGCAGGGCTTGTACAGACCCCTTCGTAGAGGGATGTTTTCAAACGGTAAGAATCCCCGAGGGACGAATTCCGTCCGCTGAATCGATTGACGAACAGACATTCGCTCCGCGTGTTTTACAGCTCTGGCAGCACAACTTAGCGATTATGATGATCGCAGCAGTCGCAGGGATCGTAGTGGTCGCTTTGATATCGTTTTTGAGTTGCTGCTTGATGCGAGGGCGTAAAGAATCCAGCTCGAGGTCGATTGAACTCCCGGCGAAATGTAAGTTTGGAAATCTGAGCGTCAGGGCGTTTCCTGTCGAGACGAAGAGCAGCACGAACTGCACGGAAGCGAAAAAACTTGGGGAGAATATGGAGGAAGGATTGAAGAGGCCAAGGGTCAACCGTACGAGAAAAATTAGTCCGGAATGTTCCATAGTAAAAAGATGCAGAGAGGCGGAGGCGCGCAGGacgaaattacaaaaatgcTGTGACATTAGGCACAGCAAAGTTAAGAAGCAGGGCTACGAACCTGTCTGCCAAATTTTGACAGCGGCTGGCAGCTTGGAATCTTACAGATCGCATTTGGGACACAGAAATTGTGAGTTTCGATCGCGCGACCGTTTTTAATCGCAAGAACTTCAATTTCGGTGTAAtattttctcagtgtaccCCGGAAGATCGGATCGCTACGACAGGCAACCACCCGCCGTTCCTATGCCAGACTTCGACAGGTGAGGAAAAACTTGGAGGTGACGGAAAATCACGTTCAGAGAGAGTAAGGAGGCACCGACTCGTTTGGGCAAGAAGGGTCTAAAACAACGATGAAGCAAACTGCGTTTAACATCACGGATATACGACGTCAGAAACTAAAATACTTAATTTTAAGGAGCTATAAACAATAATCAAATTAACAATATAGGCTGTTAATCATTGTACACCAATTTCGCTGATATTCGCAAGACAATACAAGATGTACGCATCGTTGGCTTAAttagatataatatatacatatacataacgcatacatatacatttgCATTATAAGCATGTGTGTGCATGTAAAACGATGCTTATGGTGATGATGATAAGagttgtttataaaataaaatatatgacCAGTTATtggtatttaaatttttattttcgtttctttgtaTTCTTTATTCCTCATTCATAGTCATACCTGACAATATACAAAATGCCTTTCAAGATATACTCGTTACCCATTCAGGAATTCTCGCACTACCTCCGGTGTAACTAGattctgaaatgaaaaaaagaagattttGTTCCGTTGAATTTGACAGGAATCCTAATGAGCGAAGGCTGTAACGCGAGTGTTATGAGTCGCCGTTTCACAGTATCAATATTGTTACCAGACATTAGAGTATAGCAAAAATACAGGTATATTTAAAATATGAGAAGTCAACAGTTCGATCtggaatataaaatatttactgtcatcaaatttaaaaacactCCAGATTTCAATTGTCATTTTCAACGATTGGTGTTCCAGCTCAGAGCACCGAAATATTCAGTGTTCTCCAAGGTGTAGAACAGTTTCCTCAGTGAGAATCATTTCCAAAACTGGTTCGTCTTTTTCATCCTAACTAG is a window of Neodiprion pinetum isolate iyNeoPine1 chromosome 4, iyNeoPine1.2, whole genome shotgun sequence DNA encoding:
- the LOC124216502 gene encoding uncharacterized protein, which encodes MLPGTVVFRLPHRHDKLTPITSRKRASKTKRRKSSRSGRKRKRETNKRPNAQVALLIGCPGGYGFKNTNCYPCTPGHYSEDGTFRCKKCPVGTYQSDPGARFCRACTDPFVEGCFQTLWQHNLAIMMIAAVAGIVVVALISFLSCCLMRGRKESSSRSIELPAKCKFGNLSVRAFPVETKSSTNCTEAKKLGENMEEGLKRPRVNRTRKISPECSIVKRCREAEARRTKLQKCCDIRHSKVKKQGYEPVCQILTAAGSLESYRSHLGHRNLYPGRSDRYDRQPPAVPMPDFDR